The proteins below come from a single Bactrocera dorsalis isolate Fly_Bdor chromosome 5, ASM2337382v1, whole genome shotgun sequence genomic window:
- the LOC105229019 gene encoding peptidoglycan recognition protein 1: protein MADAVRQSERLVMPWGSFYAPISRPSPGAQSTVKSTLIAMNANERTPLLKKGQSYGGTSLAAAAAFSDGYVSESAADSSYGSDNDNSSVKGDYAGHEHAGMGKHRRDCCSYLQIMTFVLILAGGCVIATYLLIAESRIPALQFSLDLVHRDIWSNVSVPLADFLNFSNVINIVIMQTGGSGCEKLDKCLQILQGLQKQYQKQLGMAQEVPFNFLIGGDRQTYEARGWNYESGLNWVAQNATLVIAFIGNYTTLAPNALQLRSTLSLIAESVRQKKLQRQYKIYGLQNLTNSEVDGKALFGAISQWTQFKGLIQVL from the exons ATGGCAG ATGCTGTACGTCAAAGCGAGCGATTGGTGATGCCATGGGGTTCGTTTTATGCACCCATCTCGCGCCCATCTCCCGGAGCACAGTCGACGGTGAAATCAACGTTGATCGCTATGAATGCGAACGAGCGGACACCGCTCTTGAAGAAGGGTCAAAGTTATGGTGGCACATCGTTGGCGGCAGCGGCGGCTTTCAGTGATGGCTATGTGAGTGAGAGTGCAGCAGACAGCAGCTATGGCAGCGATAATGATAATTCGAGTGTCAAAGGCGATTATGCTGGACATGAGCACGCCGGGATGGGAAAACATAGAAGGGATTGCTgctcatatttgcaaattatgaCATTTGTTTTGATTCTAGCCGGTGGCTGTGTTATCGCCACTTATCTCTTGATTGCTGAAT CGCGTATACCGGCCTTGCAATTCTCGTTGGATCTCGTGCATCGTgacatttggagcaatgtttccGTGCCACTTGCAGACTTCCTCAACTTTTCCAACGTCATAAATATCGTTATAATGCAGACGGGTGGATCCGGTTGTGAAAAACTGGACAAATGTCTACAAATACTGCAGGGACTACAAAAACAG TACCAAAAGCAGCTTGGCATGGCGCAGGAGGTGCCATTTAACTTCCTAATCGGTGGTGATCGTCAGACATATGAAGCACGCGGCTGGAACTACGAAAGCGGCCTCAATTGGGTGGCGCAAAATGCAACGCTGGTGATCGCTTTCATAG GCAACTATACAACACTGGCGCCCAACGCTTTGCAGCTGCGTTCAACATTATCACTTATTGCGGAGTCGGTGCGACAAAAGAAGCTGCAGCGTCAGTACAAAATTTACGGcttacaaaatttaacaaacaGCGAAGTTGATGGCAAAGCGCTCTTCGGCGCTATTAGCCAGTGGACGCAGTTCAAAGGGCTCATACAGGTGCTCTGA
- the LOC105229018 gene encoding alpha-tocopherol transfer protein-like — protein MKQTIEQLADVELTENMLKIAKRELREDKCSREQSLEQMRNWVLKHEDLRNVRLDDQFLLRFLRCKKFSVPMAQQTLLKYLNVRRTFPHMSTQLDFLDQKLNDIISSGYIFASPNRDKHGRRVVVINAKGFNPKIYNSSDQARAHFLTYECLMEDQATQICGLVHVGDFSGVTTTHVTNWNPTEFARVFKWSEQSLPLRHKEIHLVNVPATLKWLIDFVKGRVSSKIRNRLTLYTQDKELAKHVDPACLPQELGGQMPLKAIVELWKAELLAKRETILNLDKIALLSDRGILRKSNYSSEKSSNGMNFVSQIESIEGSFRKLEFD, from the coding sequence ATGAAGCAAACCATCGAACAATTGGCAGATGTCGAGCTAACGGAAAACATGCTGAAGATTGCGAAACGTGAATTGCGTGAAGATAAATGCTCGCGAGAACAAAGTCTGGAACAAATGCGCAACTGGGTACTCAAACACGAAGACTTACGAAATGTACGACTCGACGATCAATTTCTACTACGTTTCCTGCGTTGCAAGAAGTTCAGCGTGCCTATGGCGCAGCAGACACTACTCAAATACCTAAATGTACGACGCACCTTCCCGCATATGAGCACACAGTTGGACTTTCTAGATCAAAAGTTGAATGATATTATCAGCAGCGGCTACATCTTCGCCTCGCCGAATCGTGACAAGCACGGACGTCGTGTTGTGGTCATCAACGCCAAAGGCTTCAATCCAAAGATCTATAATAGTAGTGATCAAGCGCGTGCACATTTTCTCACCTACGAGTGTCTCATGGAAGATCAGGCTACACAAATTTGCGGACTCGTGCACGTCGGTGACTTTTCCGGCGTCACCACGACACACGTGACCAATTGGAATCCAACCGAATTTGCCCGCGTCTTCAAGTGGAGCGAACAATCGCTCCCATTGCGACACAAAGAAATCCACTTGGTCAATGTGCCAGCGACGCTGAAATGGTTGATCGATTTCGTAAAGGGGCGTGTCAGTTCGAAAATACGCAATCGCCTCACACTCTATACACAAGACAAAGAATTGGCAAAACATGTTGATCCAGCTTGCCTGCCACAAGAATTGGGCGGTCAAATGCCGCTTAAAGCGATAGTTGAACTGTGGAAGGCGGAATTGCTCGCCAAGCGTGAAACTATACTCAATTTGGACAAGATTGCGCTGTTAAGCGATCGCGGCATCTTGCGCAAAAGTAATTACAGTAGCGAGAAAAGTAGCAACGGCATGAATTTTGTGTCGCAGATCGAGTCAATTGAGGGCAGTTTTCGAAAGCTGGAGTTCGATTAA